The Chitinophaga flava genome has a segment encoding these proteins:
- a CDS encoding helix-turn-helix domain-containing protein codes for MPKTESLTDFYRQKKIPAPDNLQHDLGHFNVFNMANCMVNGRPTMSYSRRDFYKVSLIRGKNLYHYADRTIVTEGNTLMFFNPQVPYAWEGLSDDKSGFFCIFRESFLMDIGRHPLRDLPMFTAAGIPSYNLDRALVAQVAALFNKMLAEINSDYRYKYDLLRNYLMELIHIALKMEPSEKLYQHHDAKSRITAVFTELLERQFPIETPQQQFRLRSASDFAGELSVHVNHLNRAVRDTTGKTTTAHISERIASEAKALLRHTNWNVAEISYSLGFEEASHFNNFFKKHTNMTPTAFRAV; via the coding sequence ATGCCCAAAACAGAATCACTTACCGACTTTTACCGGCAGAAAAAGATCCCGGCACCCGACAACCTGCAGCATGACCTCGGGCATTTCAACGTATTCAATATGGCTAACTGTATGGTCAACGGACGACCTACCATGTCCTATAGCCGCCGTGACTTCTATAAAGTAAGCCTGATACGTGGTAAAAACCTTTATCACTATGCAGACAGGACAATTGTCACCGAAGGGAACACGCTGATGTTCTTTAACCCACAGGTACCTTACGCCTGGGAAGGGCTATCAGACGACAAAAGCGGTTTTTTCTGCATCTTCCGGGAATCCTTTTTAATGGACATAGGCCGGCATCCGCTGCGGGACCTGCCTATGTTTACAGCCGCAGGCATACCTTCCTACAATCTGGACCGTGCCCTGGTGGCCCAGGTGGCAGCGCTTTTCAATAAAATGCTGGCTGAAATCAATAGTGATTATCGTTATAAATACGATCTGCTGCGCAACTATCTGATGGAACTGATACATATTGCCTTAAAAATGGAGCCCTCAGAGAAACTGTATCAGCATCACGATGCCAAATCACGTATCACGGCGGTTTTCACCGAGTTGCTGGAACGGCAGTTTCCTATCGAAACACCCCAGCAGCAGTTCCGCTTACGCTCTGCCAGTGATTTCGCAGGGGAACTATCGGTGCATGTCAACCATCTCAACCGAGCCGTAAGAGACACTACCGGTAAAACGACCACTGCCCACATCTCCGAGCGTATCGCTTCCGAAGCCAAAGCCCTGCTGAGGCATACCAACTGGAACGTGGCCGAAATCAGCTACAGTCTGGGATTTGAAGAGGCCTCCCATTTCAATAACTTCTTTAAAAAACACACTAACATGACCCCTACCGCTTTCAGGGCTGTTTGA
- a CDS encoding DsbA family protein: protein METKLIYIMDPLCGWCYGSADNLLKLTQQYAGRLAVEIIPAGMWAGINVRTQSRAMAQYFIRHDRQIEALTGTTFGADYFAFLGKEVILDSEVPSRAIMAVQQLAPEKAVVFMVKVQQARYLHGKDFNNTQVYLDICQELGIDTGVFQECFTAASLQTLTLHAFEKATSYASAYPSLFIEHNGRRILLEQGYASYAELDESVASVLN, encoded by the coding sequence ATGGAAACAAAGTTAATATACATTATGGACCCGCTCTGTGGTTGGTGCTACGGGAGTGCTGACAATCTCCTTAAACTGACACAACAGTATGCCGGCCGTCTTGCGGTGGAAATAATTCCCGCAGGCATGTGGGCCGGTATCAACGTGCGGACGCAGTCACGCGCCATGGCCCAGTATTTTATCCGGCACGACCGGCAAATTGAAGCCCTCACCGGAACCACATTTGGGGCTGATTATTTCGCCTTTCTTGGAAAAGAGGTCATCCTTGATAGTGAAGTCCCCTCACGGGCCATTATGGCTGTTCAGCAGCTGGCTCCCGAAAAGGCGGTGGTTTTTATGGTAAAGGTGCAGCAGGCACGTTACCTGCACGGAAAAGACTTTAATAATACACAAGTATACCTGGATATCTGTCAGGAGCTTGGAATAGATACCGGTGTTTTTCAGGAGTGCTTTACTGCGGCATCATTGCAAACGCTCACCCTGCATGCGTTTGAAAAGGCTACATCTTATGCATCAGCATATCCCTCCCTGTTTATCGAACACAATGGACGCCGTATACTACTGGAACAGGGGTATGCGTCTTATGCTGAACTGGATGAAAGTGTAGCTTCTGTTTTAAACTGA
- a CDS encoding oxidoreductase yields MSNKKVWFVTGASKGLGRVLVEKLLAAGYQVAATSRNADELRKISDDNNFLPLTVQLGDEANVAKAIADTVLRFGRIDVVVNNAGYGQIGTLEETTDAEARASFEINVFGTLNVIRKVMPYFREQKSGHIFNVSSIAGFFGNFPGFGIYTGTKFAVNGLSESLAAEVKPFGVHVTIVSPGYFRTEFLSSGSLAVPAQPIADYEEVRKIQAQHQHEIHHNQAGDPAKAAAAFIQASEAAQPPLNLFLGEDAYQLAYGKIDAIKEDLEAWKATTIATAY; encoded by the coding sequence ATGAGCAACAAAAAAGTATGGTTTGTAACAGGCGCCTCCAAAGGACTGGGCCGTGTACTGGTAGAAAAACTGCTGGCCGCAGGTTATCAGGTGGCCGCCACCTCCCGCAACGCTGATGAACTCCGTAAAATAAGTGATGATAATAACTTCCTTCCTCTCACTGTTCAACTGGGTGATGAAGCAAATGTCGCCAAAGCAATCGCCGATACGGTATTGCGCTTTGGCCGCATCGATGTGGTAGTAAACAATGCCGGCTATGGCCAGATAGGCACGCTGGAAGAAACAACAGATGCTGAAGCCAGGGCCAGTTTTGAAATCAATGTTTTCGGTACACTCAACGTGATCCGGAAAGTAATGCCTTACTTCCGCGAACAAAAGTCAGGGCATATCTTCAACGTGTCTTCCATCGCAGGTTTCTTTGGCAATTTCCCGGGCTTTGGTATTTACACCGGCACCAAATTCGCCGTGAACGGTCTTTCCGAGTCACTGGCTGCAGAAGTAAAACCCTTCGGCGTACACGTGACCATCGTTTCTCCTGGTTATTTCCGGACCGAATTCCTGTCATCCGGCTCTCTGGCGGTGCCTGCACAGCCGATTGCAGATTATGAAGAAGTGAGGAAAATACAGGCGCAGCACCAGCATGAAATTCATCACAACCAGGCAGGTGATCCGGCCAAAGCAGCTGCTGCGTTTATTCAGGCCAGCGAAGCCGCACAACCGCCACTGAACCTGTTCCTGGGAGAAGATGCCTATCAGCTGGCATATGGCAAAATAGATGCTATAAAAGAAGACCTGGAAGCCTGGAAGGCTACCACCATTGCTACAGCATACTAA
- a CDS encoding Crp/Fnr family transcriptional regulator has protein sequence MYKTLRSAVEKHIHLTDQEFEIFSAPFYQKTVKKKELLLRAGEICKFEGFVNKGCFRVYYQDDNGNESILYFAAEGWWVTDIDSFTNQVPAILSIEALEDSEVLLITYPYKQALYEELPKVEKLFRIMTQKTHVALQRRMISNLSKTADQRYLEFMESYPDLEQRLSQQQVASYLGITHEFLSKIRRKLAHKG, from the coding sequence ATGTATAAAACCCTCCGCAGTGCAGTAGAAAAACATATTCATCTCACGGATCAGGAGTTTGAGATCTTCAGCGCCCCTTTTTATCAGAAAACGGTAAAGAAAAAGGAGCTGCTGTTAAGAGCAGGTGAGATCTGCAAATTTGAAGGGTTCGTCAACAAGGGCTGCTTCCGGGTTTATTATCAGGATGACAACGGTAACGAGAGCATTCTCTATTTTGCAGCAGAAGGCTGGTGGGTGACGGACATCGACAGCTTTACCAACCAGGTGCCCGCTATCCTGTCTATCGAGGCATTGGAAGACTCGGAAGTGTTATTGATCACCTATCCCTATAAACAGGCTTTATATGAAGAACTGCCGAAAGTAGAGAAGTTGTTCAGGATCATGACACAGAAAACCCATGTGGCCCTGCAACGCCGTATGATCTCCAACCTCAGTAAGACAGCGGATCAGCGTTACCTGGAGTTTATGGAAAGTTACCCCGACCTGGAACAGCGGCTTTCGCAGCAACAGGTAGCTTCCTACCTGGGCATTACCCATGAATTCCTGAGCAAAATCAGGCGCAAACTGGCGCATAAGGGCTGA